The Ferrimonas balearica DSM 9799 genome includes the window TGGCTTCCCAGGCGTTTGACCGCAAGCCGGTCTGGCAACGCATCGCGGTGGTGTCCGCTGGTCCTCTGGCCAACTTCGCCTTTGCCCTGGTTGCCCTCTATGCGATGTACCTGGTGGGCGTGCCCGCGGTGCGTCCGGTGCTGGACAACCCGGCTCCTCAATCCATTGCAGAACAAGCCGGTCTTGAGCCGAAAAGCCTGATCACCTCAGTGGCGGGTCAGGAGGTACTGGATTGGGAAGCGGTGAACCTGGCGTTGCTGGGCCAACTGGGCCAGGAGCACATCGCCCTGACCGTGGAAACCCCCGGTGGTGGTCTGCGTGATGTGTCGCTGAATACCGCCAGTTGGAAGGTGAATCCGGAAACCCAATCCATTCTGGCCAGCCTGGGCCTGGTGCCTTGGTCGCCGAAGGCCACCGATACCCTGGCCTTTGTCGATGAGTCCGGTGCAGCGTATGCCGCCGGAGTGCGCCAGGGCGACCGCCTGCTCGCGTTGGGCGACCAGCCCTATCAGGACTGGGATGAGCTGGTGGCGATGGTGCAGGCGCATGCCGACAAACCTCTGGCCATTGAGGTTGAGCGTGCGGGTGAGCGCTTCAGTTACACCATGGTGCCCAAAGGCGAGCTTGAGAATGGTCAGCTGGTCGGCAAAATTGGCGTGGCGCCGGGTCGCGAAGACTGGCCCGAAGCCTACCGAATCGATTTGAAGTACGGCGCGTTTGACGCGCTGGTAAAAGGCGCCGAGCGGACTTGGGAGCTGACGGCGCTTACCCTGAAGATGATTGGCAACCTGTTTACCGGCGAAGTGTCGGTGAAGAGCCTCAGCGGCCCCATTTCCATCGCTCAGGGAGCGGGT containing:
- the rseP gene encoding sigma E protease regulator RseP, producing the protein MLAFVWNLGAFIVALGILVTVHEFGHFWVARRCGVKVERFSIGFGKAIWRRTGADGTEYVVAMIPLGGYVKMLDGRVDDLAPEMASQAFDRKPVWQRIAVVSAGPLANFAFALVALYAMYLVGVPAVRPVLDNPAPQSIAEQAGLEPKSLITSVAGQEVLDWEAVNLALLGQLGQEHIALTVETPGGGLRDVSLNTASWKVNPETQSILASLGLVPWSPKATDTLAFVDESGAAYAAGVRQGDRLLALGDQPYQDWDELVAMVQAHADKPLAIEVERAGERFSYTMVPKGELENGQLVGKIGVAPGREDWPEAYRIDLKYGAFDALVKGAERTWELTALTLKMIGNLFTGEVSVKSLSGPISIAQGAGATAGFGLVYFLGFLALISVNLGIINLLPLPVLDGGHLLYYFIELLTGRPVPERVQEIGFRIGSALLLLLMSIAIVNDVARL